In Myxocyprinus asiaticus isolate MX2 ecotype Aquarium Trade chromosome 32, UBuf_Myxa_2, whole genome shotgun sequence, one genomic interval encodes:
- the LOC127423614 gene encoding uncharacterized protein LOC127423614 isoform X2 — MFSQRNKTMGSVSFVLLLILVWTFQTVCEDECFNQFNITCEDVTGKVGETLNLTCSISYQCSKCCMKFYKFYNPAEFCRKEFPKNSCEQKTSITCPYTLNATTTTKFKLFLISCGRKSAEFTVNITDIKDNTKDVTSAAETDQSHDKSVTDVINPDGPDRSKVAVIAAVVSGFIIIIIITVTIIYKKKRNCSSLPECFRSTDMMTDNSII, encoded by the exons aaataaaacCATGGGTTCTGTAAGTTTTGTGCTCCTGCTTATACTGGTCTGGACTTTCCAAACTGTTTGTGAAGATGAGTGCTTTA ATCAATTCAATATAACCTGTGAAGATGTGACTGGAAAAGTGGGAGAGACATTAAATCTTACCTGCAGTATCTCTTATCAGTGCAGTAAATGCTGCATGAAATTTTACAAGTTTTATAATCCTGCCGAATTCTGTAGAAAAGAATTCCCTAAAAATTCCTGTGAACAGAAGACCAGCATCACATGTCCTTACACTCTGAATGCAACAACGACaacaaaatttaaattatttttgataaGCTGTGGACGtaaatcagcagaattcactGTTAACATTACAG ACATTAAAGACAACACTAAAGATGTCACTTCAGCTGCCGAAACAG ATCAATCACATGATAAATCTGTGACGGACGTGATCAATCCAGACGGCCCTGATCGATCTAAGGTTGCTGTCATTGCTGCTGTTGTAAGCGGtttcatcatcattataatcatCACAGTAACAATCATTTACAAAAAGAAACGCAACTGTTCCAGCCTTCCAGAGTGTTTCCGATCAACAGACATGATGACAGACAATTCAATAATTTGA
- the LOC127423614 gene encoding uncharacterized protein LOC127423614 isoform X1 gives MFSQRNKTMGSVSFVLLLILVWTFQTVCEDECFNQFNITCEDVTGKVGETLNLTCSISYQCSKCCMKFYKFYNPAEFCRKEFPKNSCEQKTSITCPYTLNATTTTKFKLFLISCGRKSAEFTVNITDIKDNTKDVTSAAETDQSHDKSVTDVINPDGPDRSKVAVIAAVVSGFIIIIIITVTIIYKKKRNCSSLPECFRSTDMMTDNSII, from the exons ATGTTTTCACAAAG aaataaaacCATGGGTTCTGTAAGTTTTGTGCTCCTGCTTATACTGGTCTGGACTTTCCAAACTGTTTGTGAAGATGAGTGCTTTA ATCAATTCAATATAACCTGTGAAGATGTGACTGGAAAAGTGGGAGAGACATTAAATCTTACCTGCAGTATCTCTTATCAGTGCAGTAAATGCTGCATGAAATTTTACAAGTTTTATAATCCTGCCGAATTCTGTAGAAAAGAATTCCCTAAAAATTCCTGTGAACAGAAGACCAGCATCACATGTCCTTACACTCTGAATGCAACAACGACaacaaaatttaaattatttttgataaGCTGTGGACGtaaatcagcagaattcactGTTAACATTACAG ACATTAAAGACAACACTAAAGATGTCACTTCAGCTGCCGAAACAG ATCAATCACATGATAAATCTGTGACGGACGTGATCAATCCAGACGGCCCTGATCGATCTAAGGTTGCTGTCATTGCTGCTGTTGTAAGCGGtttcatcatcattataatcatCACAGTAACAATCATTTACAAAAAGAAACGCAACTGTTCCAGCCTTCCAGAGTGTTTCCGATCAACAGACATGATGACAGACAATTCAATAATTTGA